The window GTCAGGTGAAAGCTCAGGCGCGTAACGCTCTCGATGGCATCACTCTCAGCGGCATTATTGTCAGCTCTGACCCGGCCGCTTCGCGAGCGATTCTCAATGAGGGCGGCGAACAAAACATCTATGCGTTACATCAGCCGCTCAAAACCGCAGCGGATACGCAGATCACCGCCATAAGCCGTAATCAGATCGTCCTGAGCCAGCGTGGAGACGAGCTGAGCCTGACCCTGTTGGCGGAATTAGACGCCGCGGCGGTTTCCGCCGGGACAGAAACGCATTCGCAGTTAGCGCTGGCGGATTACATTGAGGCCAGCTTGATCAGAGACAGCGAGGCTGTGCGCGGGTTACGGTTGCTACCGCGCAATCAAACGCTCGCCTTTGGCGAAACCGGGCTGTTACCCGGCGATCTCGCCGTGCGCCTCGACAATTTATCCCTTACTCAGCCCGACAGCGTGTCTCAGGCTATGGAAATGCTGAATACGCGAAAAAGAGCGCAATTCACCATTATTCGCAATTCACAACCACGATTAATTAACGTTTCAGTTAGTCAGTTTGACGAAGTTAAGGATAACTAAATGCATGGGATGCTTACCCGTTTTCGCCTGACAGGCATTTCGCTGGCACTTCTGCTGGTGACATCCGGTACGCCAGCGCTGTCGGCGAATTATACGGCAAACTTTAATAACGCCGATATTAAGACCTTTGTCGATATCGTCGGCCAGAATATGGGCAAAACGATTCTGCTGGCGCCGGACGTCAGCGCGTCCATTTCGGTCAGAAGCGCGGATGTTTTTACCGAAGAAGAGTACTACCAGTTTTTTCTCAGCGTACTTGATTTATACGGTTTCTCCATCGTCACGCTGGATAACGGCATCCTTAAGGTTGTACGTTCAGACAGGGTAAAGACGGCACCAGGCCGACTCTCCAGCGACGCACATCCCGGTAAAGGCGATGAATTAGTGACCCGGGTAGTCCCGCTGGACAATGTGCCCGCCCGCGCGCTGGCGCCGTTGCTGCGTCAAATGCTGGACGCCACTGGCGCCGGCAATGTGGTGCACTATGAACCGTCAAACGTCCTGATCATTACCGGCAAGGCTTCTGCGGTCAATCGCGTGCTGGAAGTGGTGAAACGCGTGGACGTTATAGGCACGGAAAAGGAGCAGATTATTCCGCTCAGATATGCCTCCGCCGTCGACCTTGCCGAAGTGCTTAACGATCTGGCGCGTGAAAGCGGTAAGGAAGCGCGCCCGGCGACCCTGCAAACCCGTATCGTCGCCGACGAGCGCAGCAATTCGCTGATTGTCAGCGGCTCCGATCGCGCCCGCGCCAGAGTCGTCCGGCTGGCGACACACCTTGATACCCAGGAACAGGGGCAGGGAAACACCCGCGTCTGGTATCTCAAATATGCCAAAGCGGATAAGCTGGTCGAGGTGTTGACCGGCGTTTCCCAGCAGATGGAGAGCGAAAATGGCAAAGCGCCAAAAACGAGCGCCCCCAGCAGCAATAACGCCATTTCCATTACCGCAGACGAACAGACCAACTCGCTGGTCATTACCGCGAATCAAAGTCAGCTTCAGCAACTGGAGCCGGTTATTGAGAAGCTGGATATTCGCCGTGCGCAGGTGCTGGTCGAAGCCATTATCGTTGAGGTCCAGGACGGTAAGGGGCTGAATCTTGGCGTGCAGTGGGCCAATAAAAATATCGGCGCCACCCAGTTTACTAATACAGGCTTACCTATTTTCAATGCTGCGCAGGGGGTGAAAGAGTTTAAAAAACAGGGCGGCATCACCAGCGATAACCCGGCATACGATCTCTTTAGTAAGTACCGTGGCATGGCGGCTGGCTTTTTCAGCGGCGACTGGGCGGTGCTGCTGACAGCGTTAAGCTCCGACAGTAAAAACGATATTTTATCCACCCCCAGCATCGTCACGCTGGATAACAAAGAAGCCTCCTTCAACGTCGGCCAGGATGTTCCCGTGCTCTCCGGTTCGCAAACCACCTCCGGAGATAATATCTACAGTACTGTCGAACGCAAAACCGTCGGCACCAAGCTCAAAGTCACGCCGCAAATAAACGAAGGCGACTCGGTGCTCATGGAGATTGAGCAGGAGGTTTCCAGCGTCGATTCTACCGCCTCTTCTTCATCGCTTGGACCCACGTTCAACACCCGCACCATTCAGAACGCCGTGCTGGTCAAAAGCGGCGAAACGGTGGTGCTGGGCGGCCTGATGGATGACTCAAGTAAAGAAGAAGTCTCCAAAGTGCCGTTACTGGGGGACATTCCGTTTATCGGTCAGCTCTTTCGCTATACCAATCATGAAAAAAGCAAACGTAACCTGATGGTATTTATTCGTCCGACTATCATCAGAGACGATGATGTCTATCGCTCGTTATCACGCGAAAAATACACCCACTTTCGCGACATACAAAAAACGCGCGCGGATAAAAACAGCAGTCAGTTGATCAACGTCGAGGCCATTGATGCGTTGGATGATGCGGCATTTGAGCATACACCCGCAGCGAAAAGCGCATCCAAACCGGCCAACCCGTTCAGTAACGGCGCGGCAAAATGAAACAGCTCAACTGGCGAAAAGCGCAACAGCACGGCGTGGTCGTACACCACGACGAGGTGATTTACGCCGATACCGTTCCTTTGGATCGTCTGCTCGACGTTGCAGCGGCCCGGAGCCTGCGTTTCACCCGACTTAACGCGCAGCAGTTCGAAGAACGTCTGGAGATCCTGTTCCAGCAGGACAGCGGGACCGCGCAGCTGATCGCGGAGGACATCAGCAATTCTGACGATCTCAGCGCCCTTTCGGAAGAGATCCCCATGAATGAAGATCTGCTTAACGAGCAGTCCGACGCTCCGGTGATTCGCCTGATTAACGCCGTGCTCAGCGAAGCGATAAAAGAACATGCCTCGGATATTCATATTGAGATATTCGAAAAAAAGATGAGCATCCGCTTTCGCGTGGACGGTGTGCTGCGTCAGGTGGTACAGCCGGATAAAAAACTGGCATCGCTCTTAATCTCACGCATTAAGGTCATGGCGAAGCTGGATATTGCGGAAAAGCGTCTGCCGCAGGATGGACGCATCACCCTGAAAATTGGCCATCGCAATATTGACGTTCGCGTCTCGACCCTGCCCTCTCAGCACGGTGAACGCGTGGTGCTGCGCCTGCTGGATAAAAGCAGCCTGCGCCTCTCCGTCGACAAGCTGGATATGTCGGCTCAGGATGCTGAAGATCTTAAACGCCTCATCGCTCTGCCCCACGGTATTATTCTGGTCACCGGACCAACCGGCTCGGGTAAAAGCACCACCCTTTACGCCATCTTATCTGCCCTGAACAGTCCGGAACGCAATATCCTCACCGTGGAGGATCCCATTGAATATGAGCTGGAAGGAATAGGACAGACCCAGGTGAATAGCCGGGTGGATATGTCCTTTGCTCGCGGCCTGCGCGCGATTCTGCGCCAGGACCCCGACGTCGTAATGGTAGGCGAGATCCGTGACGCCGAAACCGCGCGCATCGCGGTACAGGCATCGCTGACAGGCCATCTGGTGCTGTCAACGCTGCATACCAATAGCGCCAGCGGCGCCGTGACGCGCCTGCGTGATATGGGAACCGAATCTTTTCTGCTCTCGTCCTCTCTGGTTGGCGTTATCGCTCAGCGCCTGGTCAGACGCCTTTGCCAGCACTGCAAATCCGTACATCCCCTAACGCCACAGCAGGCGCAGTTACTACGGTCGCACGGCTTTACCTCCGCACAGCTATGGCAGGCGAAGGGCTGTCCGGTATGCAGACAGAGCGGCTATCAGGGACGACTGGCGCTGCACGAACTGCTGATCGTCACGCCGGAAATACGCGCGGCTATTCACAGCGAGGTAAACGAGCAGCAGCTTGAGGCGCTACAGACCCGCCAGCACCGGAATCTGCTCGCCAACGGACTGCGCGTGGCGGTGGAAGGGCTGACGTCACTGGACGAAGTGCTGCGCGTCACCGCTGAAGGCGACGGATCGCAGGAGGTGGCGCCATGAAATTTAGCTGGCACGCAACCGATATGCAGGGTGAGACTGTAAGAGGGGTAACGGAGGCCAACAGCGAGCGGGACGTGGTCGCTTTTTTACGCGCGCAGGGACTGTTACCGCTGTCGATCAAAGCACAGCGCCACGCGCTATCCCTGTCCCTGCCCGGCCAGCGGATCAGCCACGGCGATTTAACGCTTTTTACCCGTCAGCTCGCGACGCTGATTGCCGCGGCGCTGCCGCTTGATGAAGCGCTGGCCATCATTCAGCAGCAGAAAGAGAACAAAAAGCTCTCATCAGTGATCAACGGGTTACGCCTGGCCGTGCTGGAAGGCCAGTCGCTTTCCAGAGCAATGCAGAACCATCCCCGTCTGTTCGATGATGTATTCTGCACGCTGGTAAAAGCCGGCGAAACCGTCGGCCAGTTGGGCGGCGTTCTCGAACGGCTGGCCGATTTTAATGAAACCCGCCAGAGGATGCGTAGCAAACTGACTCAGGCGCTGATCTATCCCGTACTGCTGACGACCGTCGCTATCCTCGTCGTGGCGATCTTACTCACCACCGTGGTGCCGAAGGTGGCGGCACAGTTTCTTCATCTCAAACATGAACTGCCGCTGACGACGCGCATTCTGCTGGCTATCAGTGATTTTCTCTCCGCCTGGGGTCCGGGGCTCCTGCTCTTCTTCGCCGCGCTGGCCGCCCTGTTTTCATTCTGGCTACGACGTAACGGCAATCGCCTGCGTTTTCATCGTTTCCTGATCGCATTCCGCTTAACCGCGCCGCTGGTCTGCGCGGTCAACAGCGCCCGCTATTTGCGCGCGTTGAGCATTCTCAATAATAGTGGCGTCCCGCTGCTACAGGGGATGGAGCTATCGGCGGAAGGGGTCGGCAATCTGGCTATCCGCCATCGGCTTAGCGAAGCGGCAGAGAGCGTGCGCCAGGGAAACAGTATTCACCGCTCGCTGGCGCAGACGGAGATCTTCCCCACCATGATGCTTTATATGATCGCCTCAGGGGAAAAAAGCGGCGAGCTTGGCGCACTGATGCAGCGGGCAACGGAGAATCAGGAGACTCATCTGCAGAACCGAATCGCTCTGGCGCTGGCCATCTTCGAACCCGCTCTGATTGTCATCATGGCGATGATCGTTCTGTTTATCGTGGTGTCCGTTATGCAACCGATTTTGCAACTCAATACGTTAATGAACTAAGGAAAGTTATGGAAACGCAAGCGAGTAAAAAACAGCGTGGCTTTACGCTGATGGAGCTGATGGTCGTCATTGTCATTCTGGGCGTACTGGCAAGCCTGGTGGTGCCTAACCTGATGGGAAATAAGGATCGCGCCGATCGTCAGAAAGCCGTTACTGATATCGTCGCGCTTGAGAACGCGCTGGATATGTACAAGCTGGACAATCATCGCTACCCCACTACCGATCAGGGGCTGGAAGCGCTCATCACCGCCCCAACCCTGGCCCCTAAAGCGGAAAATTACAGCCCGGACGGCTATATCCGCCGACTCCCTGCCGATCCCTGGGGCAATGACTATATCCTCATCAGCCCTGGCGAGCATGGCGCTGTCGATATCAGCTCCGCAGGTCCGGATGGTGAAGCGGGTACCGCGGATGACATTACTAACTGGGATGACGATAACCAATCACGCTGACGATGAAACAACAACAGGGATTCACACTGCTGGAGGTTCTGCTGACTATCGTCATCGTCGCCATGATGACGGCGGGGGTCATCATCTCGCAGAGCGAACGTCTCAGCCCTGAGGGAAGACTTCTGCAAAATGTCGACGCCTTCCGCCTGCGTATCGAGTATGCCGCTGACTGGGCGCTGCTGGAGAAAACCCCCATCGGGATACGGCTCGATCGCGACGGCTGGTCTTTCTGGCAGCTGAAAAAAAACGCGGCCAACAAGCGGAAATGGACAGAGGTCACGCGCCACGAGACGCTGCGCCTGAGAGGCGACTGGCAAAGCCCGCGCCCACCATCCGTGACGCCAGCGCCAGTGGCGGGAGGACCGCAAATCGTTATCACTCCGGACGGCGAGATCACGCCTTTCACCCTGAATTTCCGGGATGAGAGCAATGCCCGCCTGCTCGGGGTACAAAATACGGGCAACCTGCCCTTACTCATTACGCGCAGCGGAAAGCAACGATGAAAACTCAGCAAAGCGGCATGCTGCTGCTGGAAGTGTTGGTAGCAATGGCTATTTTAGCTACCGCCATTCTGGCGCTACTGATCAGTATGCAGTGGCAGTTCAGGGCTATCCGCACCATCCAGCAGGAAACGCTGGCGCTGTGGAGTGCCGATAACGCGCTGATTGTAGCCCGCGGCGGGAAACTCAAAGCCTCAGAGGGAAACGAACGCCAGCGGGATCTCAGTTTTCGCTGGCAACTGACCGCTACAACCCGCTCTTCACAAACTGAGCGCCAGCAGATCGTTGTGTCGGGGCCAGATGACACGATGTCGTCGCTTTCAGCATGGCTTCCGGTGGAGCCAGCAGAATGACGCATAAACAGAGCGGTTTTACCCTGCTTGAGGTGATGCTCGCCATCGCCATTCTTGCATCGCTGAGCCTGCTGGCGGTAACCGTGTTTTCTCAGGCCATTGAACATTACCAGCGCGCGCAAACGCTGATGCAAAGTTTCAATGCCCTGCAACGAACCGATCTGTTGCTAAGTAACGATTTAATGCAGCTTGTGCCGAGGAAAAACCGCCAGACCGGTCAGGTATTTCAAACAGAAACCGACGGCATGATTTTTTCAACCCAATCGCTGAGCGTTGACAACCTTGCGCAGCCGCGCCCGGTGTTGATTACCGTCCACTGGTATTTAAAGGATGGAGTTGTGTATCGCGCCCTTCGCGCAGCGCCGGATGATAAAAAAGAGCTAACTCCGCGTCCGGTGTTGAGCGATGTGACCCGTTTTACCGCCAGACTGGACAGAACGGAAGACGGCAGCGCGCCGGCGCAGGCGACGGTAACGCTTGAGTTTACGTCCGGAGAAACAGTGCAACGGCGCTATGTGCTGCCGGACTGGTTTCCGCAACCTCAGCAGGCCAGTGAATCCCCGGAGAAGAACAATGCAAAATGAGCGCGGATCGGCCCTGCTGGTGACGTTATTAATGCTGGCGCTAATGGCCGCGCTGGCGGCTGAGCTAACCATCGGCTTTCAGACACAGTTGCAGCGTAGCCGCCGGGTCAATGCCAGTCTGCAGACGAAATTCGCCCTGCTCTATGCGGAGAAACGGGCCATCAACACCCTGCAAACAGCGGTGCTGGCCCCATTACATGAACAGCCGGACAGCGAAGATCTTGGCGAAGAAACAACGGTATCCTGGCGCGCGCAGGACCAGCAGCGCTGCTTTAACCTCAATGCGCTGGCGAACGCTCCCGAGGAGCCGCTCGCCGAGCCGCCGTATGAGGTAAAAGTCTTCTCCGCCTTACTGGAAAAAAGCAACGTGGACGGCGCGCGGGCGGAAGAGATTATTCAGTCTCTGGCGGATGACATTGACACCAATAATACCCCACGCCTGCGCGGAGCAGAGGACGAGTATTATCAGCGCAAAAGCGGGAAAGGGTTTGCCGCTAACCAGCTGTTGCTCACCGTCGACGAGGCGCGTCAGGTTAAAGGTATGACGGAAGCCATTTTTCAGCGTTTGTCGCCGTTTATCTGCACACAGTTCAGTAACGCGCTTTCCGTCAATGTGAATGCTCTGACGGAGCGGGATGCCCCGCTTCTGGCTGCGCTTTTTCTCAATGAGATCAGCGATAGCGACGCAAAAGCGCTGTTGCGCAAGCGTCCGGAGGAAGGCTGGCAGAACGTCGATGCATTTTTATATCAGGCGCAAAAAGAGTATTCCGCCACCAAAACGCTGGTGGATGCGCTCAAAAAAATGATCGGTGTTCAAAGCCAGTATTTCCGGGTCGACGCGACCGCCCGACACGGTGAATTCACGGTGGGAATGCGCAGTTGGCTCTACTACGACGAAAAAAACAAGACGCTCAGGACCTGGTTACGCCAGTTAACGGCAGGTGACGAAGAATAAAAGGGAATTTAATGGCTTTTTCGACTTTGGTTATACGTCTCACTTCTGATGAGCTGGAGTGGGCGATTCATGACGAAACGGGCTGTGGCGAAATCCATCGGCTCCCGGCCGGACAGCCGCTGACAGCGCTACCGCGCCCTCCGGAGGTACAGCTCGTTCATTTGCTGATCCCGGTTGCTCTGGCTACCTTCAGAAGACTGGAAATCCCCACGGCGGGCTATACACTGACGCCGCAGAAAATCCAGTGGCTGGCGGATGAAACGCTGGATGAATCCTCGCCGCCGCTACACTGGACCATAGTCTGGCAAACGGAAGGCGTTGTATGGGTGGCGGGCGTTGAACCGGCGGTGATGCAGACGCTGATGCTTCCTCTCACCGCCGGCGGTATACGGCCCGACCATGTCACCCTGGACGCGCTCTGTCTGCCA is drawn from Citrobacter rodentium NBRC 105723 = DSM 16636 and contains these coding sequences:
- the gspD gene encoding type II secretion system secretin GspD; translated protein: MLTRFRLTGISLALLLVTSGTPALSANYTANFNNADIKTFVDIVGQNMGKTILLAPDVSASISVRSADVFTEEEYYQFFLSVLDLYGFSIVTLDNGILKVVRSDRVKTAPGRLSSDAHPGKGDELVTRVVPLDNVPARALAPLLRQMLDATGAGNVVHYEPSNVLIITGKASAVNRVLEVVKRVDVIGTEKEQIIPLRYASAVDLAEVLNDLARESGKEARPATLQTRIVADERSNSLIVSGSDRARARVVRLATHLDTQEQGQGNTRVWYLKYAKADKLVEVLTGVSQQMESENGKAPKTSAPSSNNAISITADEQTNSLVITANQSQLQQLEPVIEKLDIRRAQVLVEAIIVEVQDGKGLNLGVQWANKNIGATQFTNTGLPIFNAAQGVKEFKKQGGITSDNPAYDLFSKYRGMAAGFFSGDWAVLLTALSSDSKNDILSTPSIVTLDNKEASFNVGQDVPVLSGSQTTSGDNIYSTVERKTVGTKLKVTPQINEGDSVLMEIEQEVSSVDSTASSSSLGPTFNTRTIQNAVLVKSGETVVLGGLMDDSSKEEVSKVPLLGDIPFIGQLFRYTNHEKSKRNLMVFIRPTIIRDDDVYRSLSREKYTHFRDIQKTRADKNSSQLINVEAIDALDDAAFEHTPAAKSASKPANPFSNGAAK
- the gspE gene encoding type II secretion system ATPase GspE, whose protein sequence is MKQLNWRKAQQHGVVVHHDEVIYADTVPLDRLLDVAAARSLRFTRLNAQQFEERLEILFQQDSGTAQLIAEDISNSDDLSALSEEIPMNEDLLNEQSDAPVIRLINAVLSEAIKEHASDIHIEIFEKKMSIRFRVDGVLRQVVQPDKKLASLLISRIKVMAKLDIAEKRLPQDGRITLKIGHRNIDVRVSTLPSQHGERVVLRLLDKSSLRLSVDKLDMSAQDAEDLKRLIALPHGIILVTGPTGSGKSTTLYAILSALNSPERNILTVEDPIEYELEGIGQTQVNSRVDMSFARGLRAILRQDPDVVMVGEIRDAETARIAVQASLTGHLVLSTLHTNSASGAVTRLRDMGTESFLLSSSLVGVIAQRLVRRLCQHCKSVHPLTPQQAQLLRSHGFTSAQLWQAKGCPVCRQSGYQGRLALHELLIVTPEIRAAIHSEVNEQQLEALQTRQHRNLLANGLRVAVEGLTSLDEVLRVTAEGDGSQEVAP
- the gspF gene encoding type II secretion system inner membrane protein GspF — encoded protein: MKFSWHATDMQGETVRGVTEANSERDVVAFLRAQGLLPLSIKAQRHALSLSLPGQRISHGDLTLFTRQLATLIAAALPLDEALAIIQQQKENKKLSSVINGLRLAVLEGQSLSRAMQNHPRLFDDVFCTLVKAGETVGQLGGVLERLADFNETRQRMRSKLTQALIYPVLLTTVAILVVAILLTTVVPKVAAQFLHLKHELPLTTRILLAISDFLSAWGPGLLLFFAALAALFSFWLRRNGNRLRFHRFLIAFRLTAPLVCAVNSARYLRALSILNNSGVPLLQGMELSAEGVGNLAIRHRLSEAAESVRQGNSIHRSLAQTEIFPTMMLYMIASGEKSGELGALMQRATENQETHLQNRIALALAIFEPALIVIMAMIVLFIVVSVMQPILQLNTLMN
- the gspC gene encoding type II secretion system protein GspC; the encoded protein is MIFAAICICLISIYVTVIQWRDNKQTLTTPVAAVRLSQPQPLRLSATPLSDKAAPPRQVKAQARNALDGITLSGIIVSSDPAASRAILNEGGEQNIYALHQPLKTAADTQITAISRNQIVLSQRGDELSLTLLAELDAAAVSAGTETHSQLALADYIEASLIRDSEAVRGLRLLPRNQTLAFGETGLLPGDLAVRLDNLSLTQPDSVSQAMEMLNTRKRAQFTIIRNSQPRLINVSVSQFDEVKDN
- the gspG gene encoding type II secretion system major pseudopilin GspG, whose translation is METQASKKQRGFTLMELMVVIVILGVLASLVVPNLMGNKDRADRQKAVTDIVALENALDMYKLDNHRYPTTDQGLEALITAPTLAPKAENYSPDGYIRRLPADPWGNDYILISPGEHGAVDISSAGPDGEAGTADDITNWDDDNQSR
- the gspK gene encoding type II secretion system minor pseudopilin GspK, which encodes MQNERGSALLVTLLMLALMAALAAELTIGFQTQLQRSRRVNASLQTKFALLYAEKRAINTLQTAVLAPLHEQPDSEDLGEETTVSWRAQDQQRCFNLNALANAPEEPLAEPPYEVKVFSALLEKSNVDGARAEEIIQSLADDIDTNNTPRLRGAEDEYYQRKSGKGFAANQLLLTVDEARQVKGMTEAIFQRLSPFICTQFSNALSVNVNALTERDAPLLAALFLNEISDSDAKALLRKRPEEGWQNVDAFLYQAQKEYSATKTLVDALKKMIGVQSQYFRVDATARHGEFTVGMRSWLYYDEKNKTLRTWLRQLTAGDEE
- a CDS encoding PulJ/GspJ family protein: MTHKQSGFTLLEVMLAIAILASLSLLAVTVFSQAIEHYQRAQTLMQSFNALQRTDLLLSNDLMQLVPRKNRQTGQVFQTETDGMIFSTQSLSVDNLAQPRPVLITVHWYLKDGVVYRALRAAPDDKKELTPRPVLSDVTRFTARLDRTEDGSAPAQATVTLEFTSGETVQRRYVLPDWFPQPQQASESPEKNNAK
- the gspI gene encoding type II secretion system minor pseudopilin GspI: MKTQQSGMLLLEVLVAMAILATAILALLISMQWQFRAIRTIQQETLALWSADNALIVARGGKLKASEGNERQRDLSFRWQLTATTRSSQTERQQIVVSGPDDTMSSLSAWLPVEPAE
- the gspH gene encoding type II secretion system minor pseudopilin GspH, translated to MKQQQGFTLLEVLLTIVIVAMMTAGVIISQSERLSPEGRLLQNVDAFRLRIEYAADWALLEKTPIGIRLDRDGWSFWQLKKNAANKRKWTEVTRHETLRLRGDWQSPRPPSVTPAPVAGGPQIVITPDGEITPFTLNFRDESNARLLGVQNTGNLPLLITRSGKQR